TTCATGAAGCTGCCGCTGCCTCGCGCGATCTCGGTGCCCGATCCGTCGACGGCCGAGGCGTCGGCGACGAACAGGCGCGAGGACGCACTGACGACGCGCGCTGTCGCCGTGATGGTCCCGGACTGAATGGGCCGCAAGAAGTGGAGATGGAAGCTCGCTGTCAACACGAAGCACTCTTCTTCCAGAGAGTTGGCCGCGAAGAAGGCCGCATCGTCCAAGACTTTGAAATACACCGCGCCGTGAACTGCGCCGGCAGTGTGGAAGAAGTCCTCACGCACGATGACGCTCACCCGCGCGGTTCCGCGGTCGATGTGAATCTCGGGCTGGTAGTAGCGATTGGTCGGCGCCGCGCGATACAGCGCCTCCAAGGCGCGGAAATGTTGCATCAGGGGTGTCTCCTCTTCGTCTGTCCAAGGGCGAGTGTACCTTCGAGCCCGCCACGAGCGAACTCGGCTTCGCGCCGCTGCGAGCGACGCCTGCTGGCTGTGCTTTCGGTGCAACACGCATGACGCACTTGTCAGAGCTGCCGCTACGCGTCGGCTCGATTTCCGCGTTCTTTGCGCGGCCCACTCCCTGCAAAGGCAGGGCGAGTGGTGTACGGCGGGGAACTGACGCACGGCGAGCCCGGAAGTCGGGAAGCCGTTGGATTCGTCCATCTGCTATCGGAGGGTGACGTCCCACCTCACGATGGCGTGCGCGGCTTGACCTGGGTCGTCGCCGAGGTGAAGGAGGGAATCGTGCACTACGGCGCCGATCTGACGGCGCTCGAGGTGCTGTCCCCACTTCATGGACGCCGTGCACTCGAAGCGTTGTGCCACGCCGCGGAAGCCGTCGCCGGACTCCACTCGCGCGGCGCAATTCACGGCGACTTGCGACCCGAGACACTGCGCCTCGGACCCCACGAGGCCGCGCTGATCCTATTGCGTGGTGCGCCCGAGCCCACGCGTTTGCTGGAGGCTCGGCTGTACGCGGGAGCGCGCCCCAGCGAAGTCGCCTTCGTCGCACCCGAGATCCTTCGGGGTGAGGGCGCGTCCGCCGCATCCGACGTGTACGCGCTGGGAGCCTTGGCCGCCTACAGCGTCAGCGGCACGTTTCCACTGGGCCAGATCCAAGCCGCGGATCTTGCTGCGCTCGGTTCCGCTGCTGACGCAGTCTTGGCCGCCCTCGACGCACGCCCAGAGCGTCGGCCTACGGCGCCCGCGCTCCGCAACGCCTTGAAGCGAGCCTCGTCAGAGAGAGCCCGCGCACTACCGTCGATGCTGTCGTTGGTCCTGGCGTTGGCCGGCGCCTTCGTTTTCGCCGGGGTCTTGGCCCTGGCGCTGCGGCAGTGGACGGACGCCGGCGCAGGAATGCGCCTGGGAGCTCTCCTCGCATTCACAGCCGGCACCGCCCTCATGGGTTTCGTACTGCAGCGGGTCGGCTTCGAACGCAGCGGCAACGCGCTCGCGCTGTTGGCCCTGGAGTTGACTTGGGCCGACGCCTACTACGTCTTGTCGCTGACCGACAACGTCGACTCCTATGCTGCCTGGGCGTTGGCGTCGGCCTTCCTCGGCGCCTTGCACTGCACCACCGCGGCCCTCCGGCGCTCCGTCGTCGTCGCGGCATCAGGCGTCGTGGCGCTCGGGTTTGCAACCGTCAGCTTTGGCCTGGTGGTCACGACGAGCGCGGACGTCAGCGCCGTCGGCTACGCCCTAGCAGCGGCTGCAGCCTACGCCTGGATCTCGAGCGTCTCCAGCGGTCGCCCGCTTTCCTATCCCTTCATGGTGGGCTCCGCGGCGTGGGTAGCGGCGGCCTGCGCGCTGTCCACCTGGCTGATG
The nucleotide sequence above comes from Polyangiaceae bacterium. Encoded proteins:
- a CDS encoding PaaI family thioesterase, with product MQHFRALEALYRAAPTNRYYQPEIHIDRGTARVSVIVREDFFHTAGAVHGAVYFKVLDDAAFFAANSLEEECFVLTASFHLHFLRPIQSGTITATARVVSASSRLFVADASAVDGSGTEIARGSGSFMKSRIRLTGIDVYREALAEAGASVG